A window from Leptospira fletcheri encodes these proteins:
- the cimA gene encoding (R)-citramalate synthase CimA, giving the protein MTDFRPNIQILDVTLRDGEQTRGVSFSASEKLNIAKFLLQNLKVDRVEIASARVSQGEFESVRGIMEWAKSESLGDRIEILGFVDSRRSVDWILASGAKTLNLLTKGSLKHLKGQLMKSPQEHFSDVSETIRYAVHSGLSVNIYLEDWSNGYLNSPEYVYDFVAHLSKEPVGKIFLPDTLGVLSPEETFSGVESLVKRHPNLHFEFHGHNDYDLSVANCLFAVKAGAKGVHVSVNGLGERAGNSPLEAVITALHDKGKVLTGVEERYITEASRLVETFSGKRISSNRPVVGEDVFTQTAGVHADGDKKGNLYANPILPERFGRKRSYALGKLAGKASISENLKQLGLVLSPEIERKVLEKVIELGDQNKTVTPEDLPFLIADVSGSSGVQALKITGCRLNSGLGTKPRAQVELELNGKKFSGSGEGDGGYDAFMTALSGILNQAGVNMPRLVDYEVRIPPGGKTDALVETMITWNRAPENHEEENFKTIGVHCDQTIAAVFATEKMLNIILQAWHS; this is encoded by the coding sequence ATGACCGATTTTCGACCTAACATCCAAATCCTCGACGTGACCTTGAGAGACGGGGAACAGACGCGAGGAGTCAGTTTTTCCGCATCAGAAAAATTGAATATTGCAAAATTTCTACTGCAAAACCTGAAGGTTGATAGGGTGGAAATCGCGTCCGCAAGGGTATCCCAGGGAGAATTCGAAAGCGTCCGAGGAATCATGGAATGGGCCAAGTCCGAATCTCTGGGAGATCGAATCGAAATCCTCGGATTCGTGGATTCCCGACGCAGCGTAGATTGGATTCTCGCCTCAGGTGCAAAGACTTTGAACCTTCTCACGAAAGGTTCCCTGAAACATCTGAAAGGACAATTGATGAAGAGTCCTCAGGAACACTTTTCGGACGTTTCGGAGACGATCCGATACGCGGTCCATAGCGGATTGAGCGTGAATATTTACCTGGAAGACTGGTCCAACGGATATCTGAATAGTCCCGAGTACGTCTACGATTTCGTTGCACATCTTTCCAAAGAACCCGTGGGGAAAATCTTTTTACCGGATACTCTGGGCGTTCTTTCTCCCGAGGAGACTTTCTCCGGTGTGGAATCTCTGGTAAAACGTCATCCGAATCTACATTTCGAATTTCACGGTCATAATGACTACGATCTTTCCGTGGCAAACTGTCTGTTCGCGGTGAAGGCGGGCGCAAAAGGAGTTCATGTCAGCGTGAACGGGTTGGGGGAAAGGGCCGGGAATTCCCCTCTGGAAGCCGTGATCACCGCGCTACACGACAAAGGAAAGGTACTCACGGGAGTGGAGGAAAGGTACATCACCGAAGCGAGTCGACTCGTGGAGACATTCAGCGGAAAAAGAATTTCCTCCAATCGTCCGGTTGTGGGAGAAGACGTTTTTACCCAAACCGCGGGAGTGCACGCTGACGGTGACAAAAAAGGAAATCTATACGCGAATCCGATCCTTCCGGAACGTTTCGGCCGGAAGAGAAGTTATGCTTTAGGAAAACTCGCCGGAAAAGCGAGCATTTCGGAAAACCTGAAACAGCTCGGACTAGTACTTTCTCCCGAAATAGAACGGAAAGTTTTAGAAAAAGTGATCGAGCTGGGGGACCAAAACAAGACGGTAACTCCGGAAGATCTTCCGTTCTTGATCGCGGATGTTTCCGGAAGCAGCGGAGTGCAAGCGCTGAAAATCACCGGTTGTAGATTGAATTCCGGATTAGGAACCAAGCCTAGGGCCCAAGTGGAATTGGAATTGAACGGGAAAAAATTCTCCGGATCGGGAGAAGGAGACGGAGGATACGACGCATTCATGACCGCTCTGTCCGGAATCCTAAACCAAGCCGGAGTCAATATGCCGCGACTCGTAGACTACGAAGTGAGAATTCCTCCCGGAGGAAAAACGGATGCCTTGGTGGAAACCATGATCACATGGAACCGGGCTCCGGAAAATCACGAAGAGGAAAATTTTAAAACCATAGGCGTGCATTGCGATCAGACCATCGCTGCGGTCTTTGCTACGGAGAAAATGCTCAATATCATTCTGCAAGCATGGCACAGTTAA
- a CDS encoding DedA family protein, protein MVGFESSLQQLLDWVASLPSILVWFFFAFSNLTENIFPPWPGDTVNAFGGFLLAKGSIGFWALTTSTLVGNLAGAWIMYSFGHRLLNWLKHKTFPFKADLYDEEAIQKTLAWFSRNSVVVVIFSRFSAGIRFFVSIIAGIVEMNPLLFFGCFAFGVSVWCGILIGAGFYLGKHWELVLEFLAVYNQIITGLFIVALLGFLYLKYGRKSKSSKVIGSKHDPE, encoded by the coding sequence ATGGTAGGATTCGAATCTAGCCTCCAACAACTCCTGGACTGGGTCGCGAGTCTTCCCTCGATTTTAGTCTGGTTCTTCTTCGCGTTTTCCAATCTGACCGAAAACATATTTCCGCCTTGGCCGGGAGACACGGTCAACGCTTTCGGAGGTTTTCTCCTAGCGAAAGGTTCGATCGGATTTTGGGCATTGACCACGAGCACACTCGTCGGAAATCTAGCGGGCGCCTGGATCATGTATTCCTTCGGCCACCGTCTTTTAAACTGGCTGAAACACAAAACGTTTCCCTTTAAGGCGGATTTGTACGACGAGGAAGCCATACAAAAAACCTTGGCCTGGTTTTCCAGGAATAGCGTCGTGGTCGTGATCTTTTCGCGTTTCTCCGCGGGAATCCGCTTTTTCGTTTCGATCATAGCAGGAATCGTGGAAATGAATCCTCTGCTTTTCTTCGGTTGTTTTGCATTCGGTGTTTCCGTTTGGTGTGGGATCCTGATCGGAGCAGGCTTTTATCTCGGAAAGCATTGGGAACTGGTGTTGGAATTCCTTGCCGTCTACAACCAGATCATCACAGGATTGTTCATCGTCGCTCTCTTGGGGTTTTTGTATCTGAAGTACGGAAGGAAATCGAAGAGCTCCAAAGTCATTGGTTCAAAGCACGATCCAGAGTAA
- the xseA gene encoding exodeoxyribonuclease VII large subunit, with the protein MEDSKPLSVSEVNSIVKQLLTGPDLLRNVWVQGEISNLSRSHQGHIYFNLKDPKSLLACTFFSYSNGRYKGRSLENGMEVRAYGSISVYEPRGQYNLNVSRVEEVGQGDLLVKIEELKRKLASRGVFDPEKKRELPAFPWTIGVATSPTGAAIEDIIRIAKQRFPKINILISPCLVQGDGAPESIVGAIRELNDPAWAVDVIIAGRGGGSFEDLIAFNDERVVLAFSESRIPIISAVGHQIDSVLSDLAADAFAPTPTAAAEIAVPEMEVVESELSEFGSRLESALKNQVRNLNERLRILTNKMVFTDPKSMLNDRILRLDETGSRIQLLGRNFLMQARAKLLPLSTGLPLTFRALLERKRKQFELLAGKVEGLSPLGTLNRGYAVLRTREKQVVTSPAEVKMDEELEVILSGGRLRVVNRGELNGKEN; encoded by the coding sequence GTGGAAGATTCAAAACCTCTTTCCGTTTCGGAAGTCAATTCCATAGTCAAGCAGCTCCTGACAGGCCCGGATCTGCTGCGGAACGTTTGGGTCCAGGGGGAAATCTCCAATCTTTCCAGATCCCACCAAGGACATATCTATTTCAATCTAAAGGATCCCAAATCCCTTTTGGCCTGCACTTTCTTTTCTTATAGCAACGGAAGATACAAAGGGCGCTCCCTGGAAAACGGGATGGAGGTCCGGGCGTACGGAAGCATCTCCGTCTACGAACCCCGCGGACAATACAATTTGAACGTGTCCAGAGTGGAGGAAGTCGGACAAGGGGATCTCCTCGTAAAGATAGAGGAGCTGAAGCGAAAACTTGCTTCGCGAGGAGTCTTTGATCCGGAGAAAAAAAGGGAGCTCCCCGCCTTCCCCTGGACGATCGGAGTAGCTACCTCTCCTACGGGAGCCGCTATCGAGGACATCATTCGGATCGCCAAACAGCGGTTTCCTAAAATCAATATTCTGATTTCCCCCTGTCTGGTGCAAGGTGACGGAGCTCCCGAGTCGATTGTCGGTGCGATTCGGGAATTGAACGATCCGGCTTGGGCGGTGGACGTGATCATCGCGGGAAGAGGCGGTGGAAGCTTCGAGGACTTGATTGCTTTTAACGACGAAAGGGTCGTTCTCGCTTTTTCTGAATCTCGAATTCCGATCATTTCCGCGGTCGGACACCAGATCGATTCCGTACTTTCCGACTTGGCTGCCGACGCCTTCGCTCCGACTCCGACCGCGGCCGCCGAGATTGCGGTTCCGGAAATGGAAGTCGTCGAATCGGAGCTTTCCGAATTCGGAAGCCGCTTGGAATCCGCGCTTAAAAACCAGGTGCGAAACCTAAATGAAAGACTCCGAATTTTGACGAACAAAATGGTGTTTACCGATCCGAAATCTATGTTGAACGATCGGATTCTCCGTTTGGACGAGACCGGCTCTCGGATACAGCTTTTAGGACGGAATTTTCTGATGCAAGCCAGGGCAAAACTTCTGCCCTTATCCACAGGACTTCCACTGACCTTTCGGGCGTTGTTGGAAAGAAAAAGAAAGCAATTCGAATTGCTGGCCGGAAAGGTCGAGGGACTTTCTCCCTTGGGGACTCTAAACAGAGGATATGCCGTTTTACGTACCCGTGAGAAACAAGTCGTAACTTCTCCTGCGGAAGTGAAAATGGATGAGGAACTGGAAGTGATCCTTTCCGGAGGAAGGCTCCGAGTCGTAAATCGAGGTGAATTGAATGGCAAAGAAAATTGA
- a CDS encoding Smr/MutS family protein produces the protein MPKGNYPKGGKPKGPKVIYVRKLRFEEAYRVLDSGIQEAFLKGETLVEVVHGIGEGILKRMTEDYIQSHDFLKVLEDGGLSIGNPGSTLIEIMGPSAQDLKKYLK, from the coding sequence ATGCCAAAGGGGAATTATCCGAAAGGCGGCAAGCCAAAAGGACCGAAGGTGATCTATGTACGTAAACTTCGGTTCGAAGAAGCCTATCGGGTTCTAGACTCGGGTATTCAGGAAGCGTTTCTAAAAGGAGAAACGCTTGTGGAAGTGGTGCACGGAATCGGAGAGGGAATCTTAAAAAGGATGACCGAAGATTATATCCAGAGTCACGATTTCCTGAAAGTCTTGGAGGACGGCGGACTTTCTATCGGCAATCCTGGCTCCACCTTGATAGAGATCATGGGTCCGTCCGCGCAAGACCTAAAGAAATATTTAAAATGA
- a CDS encoding exodeoxyribonuclease VII small subunit encodes MAKKIDISFEQALSELEQIAEKLERGQLTLEESIKAYERGMELRGLCQGILAEAEGKIEYLSKNASGESQKKTALPKSESSGRAVSPPPAEEEELF; translated from the coding sequence ATGGCAAAGAAAATTGATATTAGTTTCGAACAGGCTTTATCCGAATTGGAACAAATCGCGGAGAAACTGGAAAGAGGCCAATTGACTCTGGAAGAGTCGATCAAAGCGTATGAGCGCGGGATGGAATTGAGAGGACTTTGCCAAGGGATCTTGGCCGAAGCGGAAGGCAAAATCGAATACCTGTCTAAAAACGCTTCCGGAGAGTCGCAAAAGAAAACGGCCCTTCCTAAAAGCGAATCTTCCGGCAGGGCTGTTTCTCCTCCCCCGGCCGAAGAAGAAGAGCTTTTCTAA
- a CDS encoding DUF5684 domain-containing protein — translation MEGNSGVGIVGILVYAVIIIAFLAANWVIFQKAGKPGWAAIVPIYNLVVLLEIVGKPVWWIVLFLIPCVNLVVLILVAIELAKAFGKSAGFAVLFFILGIGYFILAFSDAKYQGPAKAA, via the coding sequence ATGGAAGGAAATTCCGGAGTAGGAATTGTCGGGATTCTAGTCTATGCAGTGATCATCATCGCGTTTTTGGCAGCGAACTGGGTGATCTTTCAAAAAGCAGGCAAACCGGGCTGGGCAGCGATCGTTCCGATCTACAACCTAGTGGTTTTGCTGGAAATCGTGGGTAAACCGGTATGGTGGATCGTATTATTTCTGATTCCTTGCGTTAACTTGGTCGTATTGATCTTAGTAGCGATCGAGTTGGCCAAAGCGTTCGGAAAATCCGCAGGATTTGCCGTTTTATTCTTCATACTCGGAATCGGTTATTTCATCCTCGCCTTCTCCGATGCAAAATACCAGGGTCCTGCAAAAGCTGCCTGA
- a CDS encoding DUF2752 domain-containing protein, which produces MVSRVLSLDTESEHWFTLCWWKQWFGTDCPGCGMGRAIVCFFRGEFARSLEYHPMGVPTGIGFCLLFFAYTRVDSERWKTFLNGRIFTVCMFLYGFCMFASFLYRKF; this is translated from the coding sequence TTGGTTTCTCGTGTTTTGAGCTTGGATACGGAATCCGAGCATTGGTTTACCCTTTGCTGGTGGAAACAATGGTTCGGAACGGATTGCCCCGGATGCGGTATGGGCAGAGCGATCGTATGCTTTTTCAGGGGAGAATTCGCAAGATCTCTGGAATACCATCCGATGGGAGTTCCCACCGGAATCGGATTCTGCCTCTTGTTCTTCGCCTATACCAGAGTGGATTCCGAGCGATGGAAGACTTTTCTGAACGGGAGAATATTCACCGTTTGTATGTTCCTATACGGTTTTTGCATGTTCGCGAGTTTTCTGTACAGGAAATTCTGA
- a CDS encoding AI-2E family transporter: MAFRTGADDPNRTAFNILLGVLFIGAGTLLFVVLRPYFYSSLVALILYLATRKQYKQLRKLVGLKLDFLAPWIMIGFVCMIVLLPSYFVIRTLIDESLSILFKIRISLSEDKIIETLMSLNMLTDLITDNPFFWVKLSEIYGDFARSYIDILNLDSLYAVLSNASSLILGSIDLPAGIIMNLFFSLLLLFFLYQDGRKVERFILENLPFSRELEEQVGRKIASAVQTVFRGNLIVSIMQGAAIYVLLVFARISNPFLYASLAAFFSIIPVIGTSVVWLPIGLYIMFIENNIWGAGLFMAAGLTFYLALENVVKPKMLDKKLRIHPLLIFLSLIGGIQQFGIMGLVLGPVAVTLIVILWDFWKLYRKDFFAR, from the coding sequence ATGGCATTCAGGACGGGAGCCGACGATCCGAATAGAACAGCATTCAATATCCTATTAGGGGTATTGTTTATCGGTGCGGGAACGCTTTTGTTTGTCGTTCTCCGTCCTTATTTTTATTCATCCTTAGTCGCACTGATTTTATACCTGGCTACGAGAAAGCAATACAAACAGTTGCGTAAATTGGTGGGACTGAAGTTGGATTTTTTGGCCCCCTGGATCATGATCGGATTCGTATGCATGATCGTCCTTTTGCCCTCCTATTTCGTGATCCGCACTCTGATCGACGAGTCCTTGTCCATATTATTCAAGATCCGGATTTCCCTTTCGGAGGATAAGATCATCGAGACCTTGATGAGCTTGAATATGCTCACGGATCTGATTACGGACAATCCTTTCTTTTGGGTGAAATTGTCGGAGATTTACGGCGACTTTGCAAGGAGTTATATAGACATACTGAACTTGGACAGTCTCTACGCCGTATTGAGCAACGCTTCCTCTTTGATTCTCGGCTCCATCGATCTTCCTGCAGGGATCATCATGAATTTGTTTTTTTCCCTCCTTCTGCTTTTCTTTCTGTACCAGGACGGAAGGAAGGTGGAGAGATTCATCCTGGAAAATCTTCCTTTTTCCCGCGAATTGGAAGAACAGGTAGGAAGAAAGATCGCCTCCGCGGTCCAGACGGTGTTTCGCGGAAATTTGATCGTCTCTATTATGCAGGGAGCGGCGATATACGTTCTCCTTGTGTTTGCCAGGATCTCGAATCCTTTTCTTTATGCTAGCTTAGCTGCCTTTTTTTCCATCATCCCTGTGATCGGCACTTCCGTGGTCTGGCTGCCGATCGGATTGTATATTATGTTTATTGAAAATAATATCTGGGGAGCCGGCCTTTTTATGGCGGCGGGTCTTACGTTCTATCTCGCTTTAGAAAATGTCGTAAAACCCAAAATGCTGGATAAAAAGCTGCGCATCCACCCATTACTCATTTTTCTTTCCTTGATCGGGGGAATACAGCAATTCGGAATTATGGGGCTGGTATTAGGTCCCGTAGCTGTGACCTTGATCGTAATCCTCTGGGATTTCTGGAAACTCTACCGAAAAGATTTTTTCGCCCGATGA
- a CDS encoding phosphatase domain-containing protein: MTDETERKLLRYTDKRRAAICGGTLGRENRYYIRGQVLDLSITEEMKDSSRWNLLTGLFEGQEKEITPFLDYGLESVRKPILLAEIVDETGKIVHRSPEIRGDESGFFFHEFTFPLKPGNYMFHIHFLKPDSYRQFGKDLAYLNAPGKHELVSQSLIGMGALRILPEDYSGLVTTSDIDQTYLATDIHSNKGKISTLFETPEQKLPLPGMPAFFRELRENTNGTPLCFISASPHFFRRTLLQTFRAQEIRTESLHLKYLEGTLKGMVDKFWDSLSHPARFLTDGIWGALERVRKFAGSSFQSLFDQLAYKLTILLRDRIYLPTQAKEILLGDNTESDYLIFTLYQLILTGAMEGKELEDYLYRLNFLGRDAITRDNAKLIRELAEENRSIHGNLNPVEIVLVNKTEMGPSTEEMRWNVQSALPSGIDPWKMPGIKPYVATDGALGFSLLLVHYGILDLSSVLKIAGEMAGEWFEGKVIDPDNLMEMARKIEVPKEVSELHSDFLITLDRALNQ; encoded by the coding sequence GTGACAGACGAAACGGAACGTAAACTTCTCCGCTACACGGATAAAAGAAGGGCCGCGATTTGCGGAGGGACTCTCGGAAGGGAAAACCGTTATTACATACGCGGCCAAGTTTTGGATCTCAGCATCACGGAGGAAATGAAGGATTCCTCCCGTTGGAATCTTTTGACCGGTTTGTTTGAAGGTCAGGAAAAGGAGATCACGCCGTTTTTGGATTATGGGCTGGAATCCGTAAGAAAACCGATCCTTTTGGCCGAAATCGTGGATGAAACCGGAAAAATCGTCCACCGATCTCCGGAAATCCGAGGGGACGAAAGCGGCTTCTTTTTTCACGAGTTTACCTTTCCCCTCAAGCCCGGGAACTATATGTTCCACATTCATTTCCTAAAACCGGATTCCTACAGACAATTCGGAAAGGATTTGGCGTACCTAAATGCACCTGGAAAGCACGAGCTCGTTTCCCAGAGCCTGATCGGAATGGGAGCTTTGCGTATCCTGCCTGAGGATTATTCCGGACTCGTAACCACTTCGGATATAGACCAAACCTATCTGGCGACGGATATCCATTCCAATAAGGGAAAGATTTCCACCCTATTCGAAACTCCGGAGCAGAAACTACCTCTGCCAGGGATGCCCGCTTTTTTTCGGGAATTGAGAGAAAATACGAATGGGACCCCTCTCTGTTTTATTTCCGCCAGTCCTCATTTTTTTCGGAGGACCCTTTTGCAGACGTTCCGAGCCCAGGAAATCAGAACGGAGTCCCTTCATTTGAAGTATTTGGAAGGTACTTTAAAAGGAATGGTGGATAAATTTTGGGATAGCCTCTCCCACCCCGCCCGTTTTTTGACCGATGGGATTTGGGGAGCCTTGGAAAGAGTTCGCAAATTCGCCGGTTCTTCTTTCCAGAGCCTCTTCGACCAACTCGCGTACAAACTCACGATTTTACTCCGAGATAGAATTTATCTGCCTACCCAAGCCAAGGAAATTCTTCTCGGTGACAATACGGAAAGCGACTACCTGATTTTCACCCTGTACCAATTGATTCTCACGGGCGCCATGGAAGGAAAGGAATTGGAGGATTATCTGTACCGTCTGAATTTTTTGGGAAGGGACGCGATCACTCGAGACAATGCCAAGCTCATCCGGGAATTGGCGGAGGAAAATCGGAGCATCCACGGAAATTTGAATCCTGTGGAAATCGTGCTGGTCAACAAGACCGAAATGGGGCCGTCCACCGAAGAGATGCGGTGGAACGTACAGAGCGCTCTTCCGTCCGGAATCGATCCTTGGAAAATGCCCGGAATCAAGCCTTACGTCGCGACGGACGGAGCGTTGGGATTTTCATTGCTCTTGGTTCATTATGGAATTCTAGATCTTTCCTCCGTATTGAAGATCGCGGGGGAAATGGCGGGAGAATGGTTCGAAGGAAAGGTCATAGACCCGGACAACCTGATGGAAATGGCGCGCAAAATAGAGGTGCCCAAGGAGGTATCGGAACTGCATTCCGATTTTCTAATTACTCTGGATCGTGCTTTGAACCAATGA